Part of the Methanobrevibacter ruminantium genome, AAATTTATTCACCTTTATTCGATTTTATAGTTAGTGATGACAAACATCCACACGATTTAATCAAAGGTCATTTGAATAAATCCATTAATAAGGCAGTTGATTTAGGAATTGATCCTATTAAAGCAATTAATATGGTAACAATCAACCCAGGATATCATTATAACCTAAATTGTGGAGCTATTGTACCTGGTGCAAACGCTGATTTTATAATTGTTGACAGCATATATGACTGTAACGTTCTAAAAACATATGTCGGTGGAAAATGTGTATTCGATGGAGAGAACGTTTTATTTGACGTTCCGGAAATCGAACCTAGAAATACAATCAATACCACTAAGAAGACTGCAAGTGACTTTGACATACATTATGACGGTGACGAATGCGAAGTCAATGTAATAGAGTGCTTTGACGGTGAACTCTTAACTAAAAAAGCAACTGCAAAGCTATATGTAAAAGATGGTATAGTGCAACCTGACATTTTTCAGGACGTCTTAAAAATTGCTGTTGTAGAACGTTATGGTGGAAACACTATTGCTAACGCATTCATTAAAGGATTTGGACTTAAGAAAGGAGCAATCGCTTCATCAGTTGCACATGACTCACATAACATAATCGTCATCGGCTATAACTCTCAAATGATGGCGGATGCAGTAAATCAAGTAATTGATGATAAAGGAGGTATTTCCGTTGTTAGTGAAGATTTCTCTGACTCATTACCTCTCCCTATTGCTGGATTGATGTCTAATGAAGATGTGAATAAGGTAGCTGAAAAATTAGGCATTTTACATAATATAGTTAAAGCATTAGGATGTCAAGTGGAAGCGCCATTCATGACAATGGCATTCATGGCATTGCTGGTAATTCCATCCATTAAAATATCCGATAAAGGATTGTTTGATGGTGATAATTTCGAATTTATGGATGTAATTATTAAATAAGATTATTCCTTTTTAATAATTCTTTTTTCTTTCTTTTTTTGAATTTTTTAAAAACTTAAACTTAAAAATTATTTCTTTTTTTTAATTCTTTTCACTTATCTTAACTTATCTTAACTTATTTTAACTTATCTTAACTTATTTTAACTTATCT contains:
- the ade gene encoding adenine deaminase, whose amino-acid sequence is MSFTAYMLDVISDTIYPARITIEDGLFKEVTPITVSEKEIINVDVKGLMLPGFIDSHIHIESSMITPAQFAKIAVRHGTTGVVCDPHEIANVLGIEGVEAMIENAKQVPFNFFFTAPSCVPATGFETSGAVLDSSDIEYLLKKDEIVALGEMMNFPGVINGDEDVHKKLELARKYGKPIDGHAPLVTRDALDKYLAAGISTDHECSNVIEALEKKIKGMKIMVRDGSSAMDMEGLFNIDEGRQSVDFTGPMGLMFRDIFERKIYSPLFDFIVSDDKHPHDLIKGHLNKSINKAVDLGIDPIKAINMVTINPGYHYNLNCGAIVPGANADFIIVDSIYDCNVLKTYVGGKCVFDGENVLFDVPEIEPRNTINTTKKTASDFDIHYDGDECEVNVIECFDGELLTKKATAKLYVKDGIVQPDIFQDVLKIAVVERYGGNTIANAFIKGFGLKKGAIASSVAHDSHNIIVIGYNSQMMADAVNQVIDDKGGISVVSEDFSDSLPLPIAGLMSNEDVNKVAEKLGILHNIVKALGCQVEAPFMTMAFMALLVIPSIKISDKGLFDGDNFEFMDVIIK